In the Mesorhizobium sp. WSM2240 genome, GAGCGCGGCGCCGAACAGTTTTGTGGCGCCGCCGACGAAGTAGTGCACCTGCGGCTGGAACGAGACGCCGCTCGGCAGATACCAAGTGTCGGGCGAGATGTAGCGATTGTCGCGGAAGACTGCGTCGACGTTCCAGTTGAGCGCTTCGCGCGTCAGCCAGTCGCCACGCTCCAGGATAAGGATCTTCTTTCCCGATGGAGCGAGGCGATGGGCCAGCGTGCCGCCGCCAGCCCCGCTGCCTATGATGATGACGTCGTAACGGGCGTCCGGCATGGCGCTACAGCCCGACGCTACTCTGCATGATGCCGCCGTCGGCGAAGATAGTCGTGGCGGTGAGATAGCTGGCGCCGTCGCCGGCGAGGAAGACAACGACGTTGGCGATCTCGGCCGGGTCGGCCATGCGGCCAATGGGAATTGCTGCGTTGAGCTTCTGTAGCTGCGCCGGGTTGTTCATGGTAGCCGTATTGATCGGCGTCTCGACCGCGCCTGGGCCGACGCCCACCACCAGAATGCCGTACTGCGCCAGCTCGACGCCGGCGGTCCGGGTCAGCATGCGCATGCCCCCCTTCGAAAGGCAGTAGGGGGTGTTACCGGGCATCGGCCAGTCCTCGTGGACGGAGGTGATGTTAATGATCCGTCCCGGTCCGCCCTGCTTGATCATCTGCCTGGCGGCGATCTGGGTGCCGAAGAAGGCGCTCTTGAGATTGATCGACAGCACCTTGTCGTACTGCGCTTCGGTCGTTTCCAGGACCGAAGTGCGGGTCTCGACGCCAGCATTGTTGACCATGATGTCGACGCGGCGGAAGCGCGCGACGGCGGCGTCCACAAGGCGCTGCAAGTCCTCGACGCGGCTGACGTCGGCCTCGACGCCGATGGCGGTTCCGCCCAGCGCGGCGATCTGCCGTTCGACCTCATCGGTCGCCTCCGGATGCGCGATATAGTCGATCACGACGTTCGCGCCGGCCGCCGCAAGGCCGAGCGAAATGGCCTTGCCGATGCCGCTGTTTCCGCCGGTAACGATTGCAACCTTGCCCTGCAAAGACATCCTGGTCTCCAGTTCTGTCAGCAATGCCTGGAATGCTTCCAGGCCACTACACGCGCCTTAGGTGAGATCACCGGAAGAGGATGGCGAGCATTCCGGTGATGACCATGAGCGCGGGCCTGCACGAGGTAGTGCAGCGACGCCCGCCTCACGCTATGCCGGACTGCATCCTGATAAAACTGCGTTGCCGCTTGGACCGAGGCGGGCATGATGGAGGTCCTTCTGATGGTTGCGAGGGAGGCGACGACCGCGGACGCGGACACTGCCTTCCGGGTTCAGGCACCGCTCTTGCGATGGATCACCGCCACGAGCAGCCCGAGCACGCTAGGGAGGAAGTAGATAATGCCGCCGAGCTGGTTGTCGAGCGGCATGGTCTTGGCCTCCCAGAGGGAGATGCCGGCCGCCCGACCTTGTAGGCGCCGCGTCATTTCCTTCTCCGGTTTGCGTGTCGGCTTGAACGGAGCGCCACAGGGCTCGATTGGTGTCGCCGCCGGTTCGGGCCGACCCAGCACTGGGCGTAGCGGATCAGTAGGAGAAGACACGGAAGGCGCGCATCCTCAGAACTGGTGCAGAGACGAAGACGCAAGAGATCGGGCCGTGTGCTTCAGCCCATCATGCGGCTGTCGAGGTTGGCCAGGATCCAGAGACTGCCGGCGACCATAATCAGGATCAGCAGGCTGGAAAAAAGGATCAGCTGCAGATCCTCCCGTTTTTGCCGCGACAGGTCTATATGCAGGAAGAAGCGGAAATGCACTGCGACCTGCACCAGCGCCAGAATGCCGATCGCCATCATGAACGTCGGGCCGGTCAGCAGCTTAAAGGCGGCGAGGCCGAAGGCCAGTGCGGTCAAGAGCAGCGCCAGCACAAAGCCAATGATGTAGGAGCGCAGTTCCTGCCGCGCCTCTGCGGCGGGCTGCGGCACCTGATGACCGCCGGCTTCGCCTTCCCAGGGGCCGCTCATGACGCCACCGCCGGCAGATAGACGATCGTGAAGATCACGATCCAGATAAGATCGAGGAAGTGCCAGAACAGGCTGAGCCGCATTAGCCGTGAGCGGACCTGCCGCGACAGGCCGAAGATGACGATCTGCACCATCATGACGACGATCCAGATGCAGCCGGCTAGCACGTGCAGCCCGTGCGTCGACAAAAGCACGAAGAACGACGACAGGAAGCCGCTTGTCTGCGGCGTCGCATTCTGCGCAGCGAGGCCGGCGAATTCGCGCAGCTCGAGACCGAGAAAGGCGAGACCGAGGATGAACGTGACACCAAGCCAGAGCTGGCTCGCGCCGACGCGCCCTTCCTTCAGCGACACCGCTGCAAGGCCGAAGGTGAAGCTGCTGGTGAGGAGCACCATCGTCTCGACGAAGGCATTGGCGATGTCGAACAGCTCTGGGCCGGACGGGCCGCCGGCCGTGCGGCCGACCATCGCGGCATAGGTGGCGAAGAGCAGCGCGAAGATGATCGCGTCGCTCATCAGATACACCCAGAAGCCGAAGACGGTCACTTCGGCGTGACGCTCGTCCTCTCGCCTGGCATGGGAAAGGTTGATGCCGGGATGCCGGCTCGTCGCGTCGCTCATGCGCTTGCGCCTCTTGCGGCGAGCACGGCCGTCTTCCAGCGCGTCTCCGTTGCGGCCACGTCCTCCGCCGAGATTATACGTGTGGTATCGGTTGCGAAACTGCGGGCGATGACCGTCCCGACGACACCCAACAGGCCGAGAGCGGCGAGCCACCAGATGTGCCACACCACCGCAAAGCCAAGCACGAACGATACGGCGCCGAGCGCGATCCCGGTCATGCTGTTGCGCGGCATCTCGATTGGCTCGTAGCGCTCCGGCCATGGATAGGGGCATCCTGCCTCCTTGGCGGCGCGGAAGGCATCCAGCGAGTGGACCTCGGGCTGTACGGCGAAGTTGTACTCGGGCGGTGGCGAGGAGGTTGCCCATTCGAGCGTGGGTGCGTTCCACGGATCGCCGGCGAAGTCCGTCGTGCAGGCTCGGTCACGGATGCTCACGGTGAGCTGGACGATCTGGCTGATGATGCCGCACAGCACCAGGAAGGCGCCAAAGGCGGCCACGATCAGGTAGATTTGCCAACCAGGCTGGTCGTAATAGGCCATTCGGCGGGACATGCCGAGAAAGCCGAGCACGTACAGCGGCATGAAGGCGAGATAGAAGCCAGCCACCCAGAAGAAGAAGGCGCGCCGCCCCCATTTTTCGTCGAGCCGGAAGCCTGTCGCCTTTGGGAACCAGTAGGCATAGCCGGCGAACAGGCCGAACAGCATGCCGGGGATCAGCATGTTGTGAAAGTGGGCGACAAGGAAGAGCGTGTTATGGAACACGTAGTCGAGTGGCGGGATGGCGAGGATCACGCCGGTCATGCCGCCGATGACGAAGGTGACGATGAACGCGAGCGACCACAGCATGGGCGTGTCGAAAAGCAGGCGGCCGCGGAACATGGTCAGGATCCAGTCATAAACCTTCACTCCCGTTGGCACAGCGATGATCATGGTCATCACACCGAAGAAGGCGTTGACGTTGGCGTCGGCGCCCATGGTGAAGAAGTGGTGCAGCCAGACTGTGAAGGACAGCACCGCGATGCACATCGTCGCATAGACCAGCACGGTGTAGCCGAACAACCGCTTCTGGCTGAAGGTCGGGATAACGGAGGAGAAGATGCCGAAGGCCGGCAGGATCAGGATGTAGACCTCCGGGTGGCCGAAGATCCAGAAGATGTTGGCGTAGTTCATGACGTTGCCGCCGCCGTCATTGGTGAAGAAGTGCATCCCGAGATAGCGGTCGAGGGCGAGCAGCCCGCCGGCCACGGTCAGCCCCGGTACGGCGAAGATGACGAGCAGGTTGGCGCAAAGCGCGGTCCAGCAAAACAGCGGCATGTGCATCAGCTTCATGCCAGGCGCGCGAAGCTTGTAGATGGTGACGACAAAGTTGATGCCGCTGAGCGTCGTGCCGACGCCGCTGATCAGTAGCGCCATGATCCAGTAGTCGACGCCGACGGTTGGGCTGTAGCTGAGCTCCGTATAGGGCGGATAGCCCGTCCAGCCGCCGGTGGAGAACACGCCGATCACCAGCGAGACCATCACCAGCGCGGCGCCGGCCGCCGTCAGCCAGAAACTGATTGCATTGAGCAGCGGGAAGGCGACGTCGCGCGCACCCAGTTGAAGCGGCACGACGTAGTTCATCAGCCCGAACAGGAACGGCATGCCCATGAAGAAGACCATGATCGTGCCGTGCGAGGAGAAGATCTGTTGGAAGTGGTCGGGCGTCAGGTAGCCTGGATCGTTCATGGCGATCGCCTGCTGGGCGCGCATCATCAGCGCGTCAACGAAGCCGCGCAGCAGCATTACCAGCGCCAGCACCACATACATGATGCCGATCTTCTTGTGGTCGGTGGTGGTCAGCCAGTTGCGCCAGAGCGTGCCCCAAGCCTCCAGCCAGGTGATAAGGGCGACGACGGAGAGCCCGCCGAGCACGATGACGGCGGCGCCGCTCGCCGCGATCACACTGTAGAAGGGCAGTGCATCGAAGGTGAGCTTGCCTAAGATGAAGCTGCTGTTCATTGGCAGTGCACCGAATGCGCGGCCGCTGGTCCGGCTACACTGCTGCTGCCGTTCTCCACCTGCGGCATTGAGCCGTGGGATTGTACTATGCTGTGAAACAAGTCCGGCTCGACGCCGGAGAACAGCCGGACGGGACCGGCGATTGTGGGTCGCGCCAGAGCCTCGAACGATGAAGGGCCGAGCATCTCGCCGCCGGCCCGCGCGTCGGCGAGGAAGGCATCGAAGCCCGCCGCGTCAACAGCCTCGGCGCTGAACTGCTGCGCCGCGAAGCCGTCACCGCTGAACATAGTGTTGCGTCCCATAAACGTGCCCGGCCGGTCCGCCAGGAGGTTGAGCTTCGTCTCCATGCCCGCCATCGCGTAGATCTGGCCGCCGAGCGCGGGAATGGAGAGCGAGTTCATCACTGTGTCGGAGGTGATCTTTATGGTGAGCGGCCGCCCGGCGGGGAAGACCAGCCTGTTGACCGCCGCCACGTTCTCTTGTGGGTAGATGAACAGCCATTGCCAGTCGAGCGCCACAGCCTGGACCGTGAGCGGCGGCTGGGTGGCGGCGATCGGCCGGTACGGATCGAACCGGTGCGTGCGGCTCCAAACCATCATGCCGAGCGCAATCACGATAACCAGCGGCACGAACCAAATGCCGATCTCGATCATGCGCGAACTGTCCCAGTCGGGCGCGTAAGCAGCTCCTGCGTTGTTTGTACGATAACGCCAGACGACGATCGCGGTCAGGAAGAACACGGGGATGACCACGATCAGCATCAGCCCCACTGCGTCAAATAACAGCTCGCGCGTTGCTGCAGAGACAGGCCCGGCGGGGTCCAGCATTGTGTTCTCGAACATTGTGCACACAGGCCGGCGTTCAGAGGTTGGCGTCTAGGGTAGGTTATGCATTTGCATCCGGCGGCGATCAATCACCGGGGGCGCAGGAAACCGGTGGGCAGAGATCCTCGCCCCATGCTCAACCTCCCGCCGGGCGTTGTATGTGGCCGCCGAACTTGTAGCGCATGGCCGAGAGCAGCCGCTCGCCGAACGTGTGCTCCTCGCGCGAGCGGAATCGGGCATAGAGCGCTGCCGACAAGACCTCGGCGGGAACCGCCTCCTCGATGGCCGCCATCACCGTCCAGCGCCCTTCTCCGGAGTCGGCGACCGAGCCCGTAAAGTTCGACAGCGTCTCGTTTTCTGCGAGCGCCATGGCGCTGAGGTCAAGCAGCCAGGAGGAGATGACGCTGCCGCGCCGCCACACTTCGGCGATGTCGGCGAGATTGAGCGTGTAGCGCTCGTCCGCGGGCAGCGCTTCGGAAGCCTTGTTCTTCAGGATGTCGAAGCCCTCAGCATAGGCCTGCATCAGGCCGTATTCTATGCCGTTGTGGACCATTTTGACGAAATGGCCGGCTCCGACAGGGCCGGCATGGAGATAGCCTTTCTCCGGGCGCGGGTCACGGCCGTCCCGTCCCGGCGTGCGCGTGATATGGCCGAGGCCTGCGGCGAGCGCGGCGAAGATCGGGTCGAGATGGTCTACGGCTTCCTTGTCACCGCCGATCATCATGCAATAGCCGCGTTCAAGACCCCACACGCCGCCCGACGTGCCGACATCGACATAGCGAATGCCCTTGGGCCCGAGCGCCGCAGCACGGCGGATATCGTCCTTGTAGAAGGTGTTTCCGCCGTCGATGATGACGTCTCCAGGCGCCATCAAGTCGGCAAGCCGCCAGATGGTCTCTTCCGTTACATGTCCCGCCGGCAGCATCAGCCAGACGGCGCGCGGCGCTGTAAGCTTGGCAACGACATCCTCGAGGCTTGCGGCGGGGTGCGCGCCTTCGCCGGCAAGATCACTCACGATATTGCCATTCTGGTCATAGACTACGCACTGGTGACCCGCATGCCCGAGCCGCCGAGCGATGTTTGCGCCCATGCGTCCAAGTCCAATCACTCCCAGCTGCATGCTCATTCTCCCAAGCTCATGACTCCGCTCCAGGCATACGCCAACCGCTCCAGGTCGGTCGCGACACCATGCGCAAACCAGTATCTGGCTCGAAGCAATCAATGTGCCAGGCCGCACACGTCGGATTTCTGCGCTCTTGTCATGCCCTCTCGATGGAGCTGGTGGATTTCACGCCTAGGCGGTGGTGATCCACCACCGGAGCCGGCTCGCCATTCAGCTGCAACTGAGGCGGACGTGCGTAGCTGAGCATCGCTTCTGCAAAGGCCGACAAGGCTCACGTGCCACTTTGCCGGGATCCATGAAGTTCAGGGAGGGCAATCGTTGAACGTGGCCTGGGGCTTGCTTCGTCCAGTTGCGGGTGCCGTCAGGAGATCGACCGAGATCGATGACCGCTAAGATGACTGAACGCACGAACAGAAGCCCAACGTCGCGCATTGTGCATTATATGGAGCGTGCCTCATTCCGAGCGCGCCGCATTTCCGGAGGTCGGATGCCGAACTCACCGCGAAACAGAAAAGCCAGACGGCTCAAGGTCGACAAAAGGGCCGCCGCTGCGCCGGCCCAGCGATCCCCCGGGGAATCCACTCAGGCACAGAAGCAGGCTCGACAAACGCCACAGGCGCAGCACGAACGCAAGCAGCGCGTGCTGACCCGAGGGCAGCCGGCCATAATCGCCAGCATCGCAGATGCCGTGACCGTCAAGAACGTCAATATGTTCTTCCTTATGGCGCCCAACGGACAGGTGCCGCTCGATGACGAGCATGGCTTTGGGCTCTACTTTCACGACTGTCGTTTTCTCAACGGCTATCAGCTCCTGCTGACAGGACTTGCTCCGATCGTGCTCGCCTCGACTGCCGAAAAGGGCTACATGGCGCTCTTTGAGCTGACCAATCCCGACCTCCATCTTGGTCCAGGGCAGTTGATGCCCAAAGAGCAGCTGGGCATCCGCTGGGAGCGCCTGCTTGATGCCGAGAAAACGACGTTGAGGGAGACCCTGACGTTTCGCACGTTTGGGCAGCATGCCTATACGTTTCCTGTGACCTTGCGCTTTGGTGCCGGCTTTGAAGATGTATTTACCGTTCGTGAGTTGCTGCAGGAGACTCTCGGCAAGCCTGAACCACCTGCCTGGAGTAACGGTAAGCTCATATTTGCATATCACGGCGCCGACCAATTGCGGCGAACCGTTACCATCGCTTTTTCACCGGCGCCCTATAGGACCGAAGGGACAGCCGCGCACTTTCGGATAGGAGTCGCACCCGGGCAAATCCAGACCCTCGCCGTTGCTATAGAGATTGGCGAACGTGCCGAGGACACCCAAGCTGACCCGGACCCGCAGCCGTTAGTCAACTTTCACGATCTCGTCCGCAACACCCAGAACGAGTCCGAGCAATGGCTGGGACAACATCCCAAATTACACAGCGACAGCCTGTTGCTCAACAGCATCATCGAGCGCTCTCTGCGAGATATCGGCATGTTGCGATCGCAACTGGGGACATCCCAGTATTTCTGCGCTGGCGTGCCCTGGTATGCAGCGTTGTTCGGGCGCGACAGCTTGATCGTGGCACTCGAA is a window encoding:
- a CDS encoding glucose 1-dehydrogenase, encoding MSLQGKVAIVTGGNSGIGKAISLGLAAAGANVVIDYIAHPEATDEVERQIAALGGTAIGVEADVSRVEDLQRLVDAAVARFRRVDIMVNNAGVETRTSVLETTEAQYDKVLSINLKSAFFGTQIAARQMIKQGGPGRIINITSVHEDWPMPGNTPYCLSKGGMRMLTRTAGVELAQYGILVVGVGPGAVETPINTATMNNPAQLQKLNAAIPIGRMADPAEIANVVVFLAGDGASYLTATTIFADGGIMQSSVGL
- the cyoD gene encoding cytochrome o ubiquinol oxidase subunit IV; the encoded protein is MSGPWEGEAGGHQVPQPAAEARQELRSYIIGFVLALLLTALAFGLAAFKLLTGPTFMMAIGILALVQVAVHFRFFLHIDLSRQKREDLQLILFSSLLILIMVAGSLWILANLDSRMMG
- the cyoC gene encoding cytochrome o ubiquinol oxidase subunit III, producing the protein MSDATSRHPGINLSHARREDERHAEVTVFGFWVYLMSDAIIFALLFATYAAMVGRTAGGPSGPELFDIANAFVETMVLLTSSFTFGLAAVSLKEGRVGASQLWLGVTFILGLAFLGLELREFAGLAAQNATPQTSGFLSSFFVLLSTHGLHVLAGCIWIVVMMVQIVIFGLSRQVRSRLMRLSLFWHFLDLIWIVIFTIVYLPAVAS
- a CDS encoding cbb3-type cytochrome c oxidase subunit I — translated: MNSSFILGKLTFDALPFYSVIAASGAAVIVLGGLSVVALITWLEAWGTLWRNWLTTTDHKKIGIMYVVLALVMLLRGFVDALMMRAQQAIAMNDPGYLTPDHFQQIFSSHGTIMVFFMGMPFLFGLMNYVVPLQLGARDVAFPLLNAISFWLTAAGAALVMVSLVIGVFSTGGWTGYPPYTELSYSPTVGVDYWIMALLISGVGTTLSGINFVVTIYKLRAPGMKLMHMPLFCWTALCANLLVIFAVPGLTVAGGLLALDRYLGMHFFTNDGGGNVMNYANIFWIFGHPEVYILILPAFGIFSSVIPTFSQKRLFGYTVLVYATMCIAVLSFTVWLHHFFTMGADANVNAFFGVMTMIIAVPTGVKVYDWILTMFRGRLLFDTPMLWSLAFIVTFVIGGMTGVILAIPPLDYVFHNTLFLVAHFHNMLIPGMLFGLFAGYAYWFPKATGFRLDEKWGRRAFFFWVAGFYLAFMPLYVLGFLGMSRRMAYYDQPGWQIYLIVAAFGAFLVLCGIISQIVQLTVSIRDRACTTDFAGDPWNAPTLEWATSSPPPEYNFAVQPEVHSLDAFRAAKEAGCPYPWPERYEPIEMPRNSMTGIALGAVSFVLGFAVVWHIWWLAALGLLGVVGTVIARSFATDTTRIISAEDVAATETRWKTAVLAARGASA
- a CDS encoding COX aromatic rich motif-containing protein, producing MLDPAGPVSAATRELLFDAVGLMLIVVIPVFFLTAIVVWRYRTNNAGAAYAPDWDSSRMIEIGIWFVPLVIVIALGMMVWSRTHRFDPYRPIAATQPPLTVQAVALDWQWLFIYPQENVAAVNRLVFPAGRPLTIKITSDTVMNSLSIPALGGQIYAMAGMETKLNLLADRPGTFMGRNTMFSGDGFAAQQFSAEAVDAAGFDAFLADARAGGEMLGPSSFEALARPTIAGPVRLFSGVEPDLFHSIVQSHGSMPQVENGSSSVAGPAAAHSVHCQ
- the gnd gene encoding phosphogluconate dehydrogenase (NAD(+)-dependent, decarboxylating) — its product is MQLGVIGLGRMGANIARRLGHAGHQCVVYDQNGNIVSDLAGEGAHPAASLEDVVAKLTAPRAVWLMLPAGHVTEETIWRLADLMAPGDVIIDGGNTFYKDDIRRAAALGPKGIRYVDVGTSGGVWGLERGYCMMIGGDKEAVDHLDPIFAALAAGLGHITRTPGRDGRDPRPEKGYLHAGPVGAGHFVKMVHNGIEYGLMQAYAEGFDILKNKASEALPADERYTLNLADIAEVWRRGSVISSWLLDLSAMALAENETLSNFTGSVADSGEGRWTVMAAIEEAVPAEVLSAALYARFRSREEHTFGERLLSAMRYKFGGHIQRPAGG